In one Culex quinquefasciatus strain JHB chromosome 2, VPISU_Cqui_1.0_pri_paternal, whole genome shotgun sequence genomic region, the following are encoded:
- the LOC6037016 gene encoding zinc finger protein 136 codes for MAQMCRLCLRPSSGKHALFKTTIGDASLEEVLRETFHLELPKGRSLPKYVCESCLRKVECLQQFHKEVLRCQRLLQEGKRVELEQQQEAPSDGLYEQIEMLDEEHLEEDEQRPLLPVENVQLESFDFEVEEETAAEEQLVDIKIEALVEDDDDEIQIDDEQSEGGLEEEGSAGEVLAAVPVKLARASRKRREKLEVVETVPNKCYVCNEVLEDKDSFDVHLVNHSNMLPHQCLQCSTETNPIHLKTLLALNKHYESHGFNYVCKHCPLRFRSYPPMYDHARNAHAEVNTEFSCETCGQKFNEIRKYRKHVLAHKNRELQKYKCETCEKTFQTGTLLRRHQRTHSNEAQFVCPFCGRGFNHESNFAQHKLRHIKQQHLELNGHPCKECGTHFTTALALRKHMVQHFPDDPVYVAASEKVDYFPHHLKDPASYPRRCEEPDCPYIASTYALMWSHYRNHYKSYPCKECDRKFATATILKNHVDVIHRKIRKYQCEYCQKTFAYQHKFKEHLHVHMGYKGRECRYCSKSFTHSSNLLVHERIHTQTKPYSCEICKSRFITTSALKKHQRTHGVVLQQQKQEPVEYGEEEQQEEREELAEEQLVYLEEEEEIQQDVTVGGEIEVDRKELIATLEGV; via the exons ATGGCCCAGATGTGCCGCCTCTGCTTGCGGCCTTCCTCCGGAAAGCACGCCCTGTTTAAAACTACCATCGGCGACGCATCCTTGGAGGAGGTACTTCGCGAAACGTTCCACCTGGAG CTGCCCAAAGGTCGTAGCTTGCCCAAGTACGTGTGCGAGAGCTGCCTACGGAAGGTCGAGTGCTTGCAGCAGTTCCACAAGGAGGTCCTTCGATGCCAGAGGCTGCTGCAGGAGGGGAAAAGGGTAGAACTGGAGCAGCAGCAAGAGGCGCCGAGCGATGGCTTGTACGAGCAGATTGAGATGCTGGACGAGGAACATTTGGAGGAGGACGAGCAGCGGCCTTTGCTTCCGGTAGAGAACGTTCAGCTTGAGTCGTTCGACTTTGAGGTGGAGGAAGAAACGGCGGCGGAGGAGCAGCTAGTTGATATTAAGATCGAAGCACTTGTGGAGGACGACGATGATGAGATACAGATTGATGACGAACAGTCGGAGGGGGGATTGGAGGAGGAAGGTTCTGCGGGGGAAGTTTTAGCAGCGGTGCCGGTAAAGTTGGCGCGTGCCTCGAGAAAGCGCAGGGAGAAACTGGAGGTGGTGGAAACGGTCCCCAACAAATGCTACGTCTGCAACGAGGTTCTGGAGGACAAGGACAGTTTCGACGTTCACCTGGTCAATCACTCGAACATGCTGCCGCATCAATGTCTGCAGTGCAGTACGGAGACGAATCCGATTCATCTGAAGACTTTGTTGGCGCTGAACAAACACTACGAATCTCACGGGTTCAACTACGTATGCAAGCATTGCCCGTTGCGGTTCCGGTCGTATCCGCCGATGTACGATCATGCGAGAAACGCGCACGCGGAAGTTAACACGGAGTTCTCCTGTGAGACCTGCGGCCAGAAGTTCAACGAGATTCGGAAGTACCGGAAGCATGTTCTAGCGCACAAGAACCGTGAATTGCAAAAGTACAAGTGCGAGACGTGTGAAAAGACGTTCCAGACTGGGACGCTGCTTCGTCGGCATCAGCGAACTCACTCGAATGAAGCGCAATTCGTGTGTCCTTTCTGTGGCCGCGGGTTCAACCACGAAAGTAACTTTGCCCAACACAAGCTGCGGCACATCAAACAGCAACATTTGGAACTGAACGGTCATCCATGCAAGGAGTGTGGCACCCACTTCACAACCGCTCTCGCCCTTCGTAAACACATGGTCCAACACTTCCCGGACGATCCGGTGTACGTGGCAGCCTCGGAGAAGGTTGACTACTTTCCACACCACCTGAAAGATCCCGCGTCCTACCCGCGCCGCTGCGAGGAACCCGACTGTCCGTACATCGCATCGACCTACGCCCTGATGTGGTCCCACTACCGGAATCACTACAAAAGCTACCCGTGCAAAGAGTGCGACCGGAAGTTCGCAACCGCTACGATTCTGAAAAACCACGTCGACGTCATCCATCGGAAGATCCGCAAGTACCAGTGCGAGTACTGCCAGAAAACGTTCGCCTACCAGCACAAGTTCAAGGAACATCTCCACGTGCACATGGGCTACAAGGGTCGCGAGTGTCGCTACTGCAGCAAATCCTTCACCCACTCGTCGAACCTGCTGGTCCACGAGCGAATCCACACTCAAACCAAGCCGTACAGTTGCGAAATATGCAAGTCGCGGTTCATCACGACTTCGGCGCTTAAAAAGCACCAGCGGACGCACGGAGTGGTGTTGCAGCAACAGAAACAGGAACCGGTTGAATATGGGGAGGAGGAGCAGCAAGAGGAACGTGAGGAACTAGCAGAGGAGCAGCTTGTGTACTTGGAGGAAGAAGAGGAAATTCAGCAGGATGTAACCGTTGGCGGTGAGATTGAAGTAGACCGGAAGGAGCTGATTGCGACGCTGGAGGGAGTGTAG
- the LOC6037015 gene encoding LOW QUALITY PROTEIN: guanine nucleotide-binding protein-like 1 (The sequence of the model RefSeq protein was modified relative to this genomic sequence to represent the inferred CDS: inserted 1 base in 1 codon), giving the protein MPQGRRKVPFSGKQKKQQLVAKKQAKSSTSHNIIRKLRDEESSDVSEDSDFPKTFHENVERINAQPTKDPRCKANRYVLQFHRETGKELREMKEEARKALVPCSEEQQELGDNYFVEYDFPKRPKWSYEMSKEQLDANENRYFFKYITYLEKTHYDDMKSLSXCELNLETWRQLWRVLELSDIVLTIVDVRFPTLMFPPSLYHYVTQDLGKGMIVVINKIDLVEAEVVLGWKRYFEEKYPSIKVVLFTSYPSYNLRGKHENKQGLKIRRRRGRMRMAAEGAQQIYNFCREFCEEEVDLGSWQQKINEERSTPMDVDGDDEEGPEVERTHEEEKDFSFEERARFQDGVLTIGCVGFPNVGKSSLLNAVMGKKVVSVSRTPGHTKHFQTIYLTNTVRLCDCPGLVFPSAVSRKLQVLMGSYPIAQLREPYASIKFLAERVDLPKLLVLKHPESEAGDEWSAIDVCDAWAIKRGFLTAKAARPDTYRAANNILRMALDGKITLSLKPPGFQRALEQFLADPELGRVREIQALSEPATDKEDDDDFFSDTDTEDVTGAASNDADNEEDEEGNSTLSPVAGAANPFSLLGSPE; this is encoded by the exons ATGCCGCAGGGACGCAGAAAGGTTCCGTTCAGTGGCAAGCAGAAGAAGCAGCAGCTGGTCGCTAAAAAGCAGGCTAAAT CGAGCACTTCGCACAACATAATCCGGAAGTTGCGCGACGAGGAGTCGAGCGACGTCAGCGAGGACAGCGACTTCCCGAAGACGTTCCACGAGAATGTGGAGCGGATCAATGCGCAGCCGACCAAGGATCCGCGCTGCAAGGCGAACCGGTACGTGCTGCAGTTTCACCGGGAAACCGGCAAGGAGTTGCGTGAGATGAAGGAGGAAGCTCGGAAGGCACTGGTTCCGTGCAGCGAGGAGCAGCAGGAACTGGGGGATAACTACTTTGTGGAGTACGATTTTCCGAAGCGACCCAAGTGGAGCTACGAGATGTCCAAGGAGCAGCTGGACGCGAACGAGAATCGGTACTTTTTT AAATACATCACCTATCTGGAGAAGACGCACTATGACGACATGAAGTCGCTGA TTTGCGAGCTCAACCTGGAGACGTGGCGTCAGCTGTGGCGGGTGCTGGAGCTGTCCGACATCGTCCTGACCATTGTGGATGTTCGCTTTCCG ACGTTAATGTTCCCGCCCTCGCTGTACCATTATGTCACGCAGGATCTGGGCAAGGGCATGATCGTGGTCATCAACAAGATCGACCTGGTCGAGGCAGAGGTGGTGCTCGGTTGGAAGCGTTACTTTGAGGAGAAATATCCGAGTATCAAGGTGGTGCTGTTCACGTCCTATCCGTCGTACAATTTGCGTGGGAAGCACGAGAACAAGCAGGGATTGAagattcgtcgtcgtcgtggccgCATGCGTATGGCGGCGGAGGGCGCCCAGCAGATTTACAACTTTTGCCGGGAGTTTTGTGAGGAGGAGGTCGATTTGGGCTCGTGGCAGCAGAAGATCAACGAGGAACGCAGCACTCCGATGGACGTGGACGGGGACGATGAGGAAGGGCCGGAAGTTGAGCGAACTCACGAGGAGGAGAAGGATTTCTCTTTTGAGGAGCGAGCTCGCTTCCAGGACGGAGTGTTGACGATCGGGTGCGTTGGCTTCCCGAACGTTGGCAAGTCTTCGCTGCTGAACGCCGTCATGGGAAAGAAGGTGGTCTCGGTCAGCAGAACACCCGGTCACACCAAGCATTTCCAGACGATCTACCTGACCAACACGGTCCGGCTGTGCGATTGTCCTGGGTTGGTCTTCCCGTCGGCCGTGTCCCGCAAGCTGCAGGTCCTCATGGGCAGCTATCCGATCGCACAACTCCGCGAACCGTACGCCTCGATCAAGTTCCTCGCCGAACGCGTAGATCTTCCCAAACTGCTCGTTCTGAAACATCCAGAAAGCGAAGCCGGTGACGAGTGGTCCGCGATCGACGTTTGCGACGCCTGGGCCATCAAACGAGGCTTCCTGACGGCCAAGGCCGCCCGTCCAGACACTTACCGTGCCGCCAACAACATCCTTCGCATGGCCCTCGACGGCAAAATAACCCTCTCCCTGAAACCCCCGGGCTTCCAACGCGCCCTAGAGCAGTTCCTCGCCGATCCAGAACTGGGCCGGGTTCGCGAAATCCAGGCCCTTTCCGAGCCGGCCACCGACAAGGAGGACGACGATGACTTTTTCTCCGACACGGACACCGAGGACGTTACGGGCGCCGCCAGCAACGACGCCGACAACGAGGAGGACGAAGAAGGCAACTCGACGCTGTCCCCGGTGGCCGGAGCGGCCAACCCGTTCTCGCTGCTCGGAAGTCCCGAATAA
- the LOC6037014 gene encoding zinc finger protein 883, with amino-acid sequence MDILIEPDCFKVCRICMENCEEDFVCIYDEFEDNILMDVITECARVEIRKDDALPRNACRNCAEYMIIAYHIIQKCRDADRSLRSIFKHEIDLRSRKDEAKAFCAEELHINPAEYEFLLSEAYNNMMLENVERLIGDQVVQEEEAPPLVEAEQYQENCDIGAIVPGEVEYPDLIGVQENQPPEESEQLGNGELQGTRKCCGCKKEFANEVDLQNHSDLIHLNESINTPETAGKLKPFTCTVCYKSFSNQQLLKEHQRSVIRKFFCRQCGRGFMTQTNLDNHLKCHVSSSPEMKKCCGCRKDFENEADLLAHSAAVHKPDRTDNPDKPFECEVCFRRYPTRKSLVGHRRMIQQHQCGFCGEIFAKKLFLTAHEQTCHQGGSSDEGRKRCCGCRLEFNSSKELLEHALATHKPAADLQDEGDDEKKPVECEICFKRFSSKLNLAQHQKKASQDRKYTCDICGRTFHRAHDKANHETTHSSEMPYGCQICSRRFKNKLYLKNHYKMHATSDSREFVCHECGKCFRTKDLLKTHSVTHSETRKYACTICPATFKRLQCLKIHTKVHTQEKAFACSLCDKRYIQSSDLKRHLLTHDPGESGKPFQCEYCLRRYPRKDYLKVHIRKQHLEKADMILIEDMALELQGDEEDFLPI; translated from the exons ATGGACATCCTAATAGAACCGGACTGCTTCAAGGTCTGtcgcatttgcatggaaaactgCGAGGAGGACTTTGTGTGCATCTACGACGAGTTCGAGGACAATATCCTGATGGATGTAATAACCGAATGTGCCCGCGTTGAG ATAAGAAAAGATGACGCGCTGCCACGGAACGCCTGCCGAAACTGTGCCGAGTATATGATAATCGCTTATCACATCATCCAGAAGTGTCGTGACGCGGACCGGTCGTTACGGTCGATCTTCAAGCACGAGATCGACCTGCGGAGTCGGAAGGACGAGGCGAAGGCGTTTTGCGCGGAGGAACTCCACATCAATCCGGCCGAGTACGAGTTTCTGCTGTCCGAGGCGTACAACAACATGATGCTGGAGAACGTGGAGCGGTTGATTGGGGATCAGGTGGTTCAGGAGGAGGAGGCACCGCCGCTGGTTGAGGCGGAACAGTATCAGGAGAATTGCGATATCGGCGCAATAGTACCAGGAGAAGTTGAGTATCCGGATTTGATTGGTGTTCAGGAAAACCAACCGCCGGAGGAGTCGGAACAACTAGGAAATGGTGAGCTGCAGGGAACTAGGAAGTGCTGCGGCTGTAAGAAGGAGTTTGCAAACGAGGTAGATTTGCAGAATCACAGTGACCTGATCCACCTGAACGAGTCGATCAACACTCCGGAAACGGCTGGTAAGCTGAAACCGTTCACGTGTACCGTGTGCTACAAGTCCTTCTCGAACCAGCAGTTGCTGAAAGAACATCAACGCAGTGTGATCCGCAAGTTTTTCTGTCGTCAGTGCGGCCGAGGGTTCATGACCCAAACCAACCTGGACAACCATTTGAAGTGCCACGTGAGTTCGTCTCCGGAGATGAAGAAGTGCTGTGGCTGTCGGAAGGACTTTGAAAACGAAGCCGACCTGCTGGCACATTCGGCCGCCGTTCACAAACCGGACCGTACCGACAATCCGGACAAGCCGTTCGAGTGCGAGGTGTGCTTCCGTCGGTATCCGACGCGGAAGTCACTGGTCGGACATCGCAGGATGATCCAGCAGCACCAGTGCGGTTTTTGTGGAGAGATCTTTGCGAAGAAGTTGTTTTTGACGGCGCACGAGCAGACCTGTCACCAGGGTGGGTCGAGCGATGAGGGTAGGAAACGATGCTGTGGATGTCGGTTGGAGTTCAACAGCTCGAAGGAACTGCTGGAGCACGCGTTGGCAACGCACAAACCTGCGGCAGATCTGCAGGACGAAGGCGACGACGAGAAGAAGCCTGTCGAGTGTGAGATTTGCTTCAAGCGATTCAGCTCCAAGCTGAACCTCGCGCAACACCAGAAGAAGGCCAGCCAAGATCGGAAATATACGTGCGATATCTGTGGGCGAACGTTCCACCGAGCTCACGACAAGGCAAATCATGAAACAACACACTCCAGCGAAATGCCGtacggttgccagatctgctCGCGGCGCTTCAAGAACAAACTCTACCTCAAGAACCACTACAAGATGCACGCCACCAGCGATTCCCGCGAGTTCGTGTGCCACGAGTGCGGCAAGTGCTTCCGCACCAAGGACCTGCTGAAGACGCACTCCGTTACGCACAGCGAGACACGCAAGTACGCCTGTACGATCTGTCCGGCGACGTTCAAGCGGCTCCAATGTCTGAAGATCCACACCAAGGTGCACACGCAGGAGAAGGCGTTCGCGTGTTCGCTGTGCGACAAGCGCTACATCCAATCGTCGGACCTGAAGCGACACCTGTTGACGCACGATCCGGGCGAGAGTGGGAAGCCCTTTCAGTGCGAGTACTGTTTGAGGAGGTACCCGCGCAAGGATTACCTGAAGGTTCACATCCGCAAGCAGCACCTGGAGAAGGCCGACATGATCCTGATCGAAGATATGGCGCTGGAGTTGCAGGGCGATGAGGAGGATTTTCTACCGATTTAG
- the LOC6037013 gene encoding protein brambleberry, producing MRLLLLSCLLLVPWRVRASFVDYIWPSSENDNQETAVDSFPAVPYEVSEGDETFVREASKWIGSNLSKLDMCHHRVILKLKNSCSQLNAEDIGKLAVMLLNCQSDAEGRPIYHCTDQMSLKECTSSMDPNTWNAYHLVTNRAKAVCASVRHDQFRGLTELTVNKLMNTAHEQIQMMGQLADNQKELQSVTKEAIDEMTVNNDRIINQQGDIMKLSEAHRAKVESNFRDLVREKGLIRAGQQEVAILLTDLRGRIDESIKQLEMQSKRSKLNHASLLTDMENLAKSASTIADKIDETGLHFATHHQNAEKQYQYTLNQLQKINNTVANMLEMIGTLQKDFDQKLSWITEKVGGSDYILKKMHTIVIHFCYLLFGMICLSFIGADKFIRIFFILAVPGNLLGNLLDLFESDVIRLSIALASFILADLICRVAIKYFPKESSSRSDQTDSRPQPQQPSNGGSSRRSDLNSQPNNDDDGEDEEADDDEEADDEVSYLNRIRSRFSRERSVTPLLRRSVTPAATTNGDVSGGHSQQCTARTLRGEQCRSSALAGRDFCRLHEQRGL from the exons ATGAG ACTGTTGCTGTTGAGTTGTTTGTTGTTGGTGCCATGGCGAGTACGGGCTTCCTTCGTGGACTACATTTGGCCATCGAGCGAAAATG ACAACCAAGAAACCGCCGTGGATTCGTTCCCGGCCGTCCCGTACGAGGTATCCGAAGGGGATGAGACGTTCGTACGGGAGGCGTCCAAGTGGATCGGTTCCAATCTGTCCAAGCTGGACATGTGCCATCACCGGGTGATTTTGAAACTGAAGAACTCCTGTAGTCAATTGAACGCCGAGGATATTGGGAAGTTGGCGGTGATGCTGCTGAATTGTCAGTCGGACGCCGAGGGTCGTCCCATCTATCACTGCACGGACCAGATGAGCCTGAAGGAGTGTACGAGCTCGATGGATCCCAACACCTGGAATGCGTATCACTTGGTGACGAATCGAGCGAAAGCGGTTTGCGCGAGCGTTCGGCACGATCAGTTCCGAGGATTGACGGAGTTGACGGTGAACAAGCTGATGAACACGGCGCACGAACAGATTCAGATGATGGGACAGCTGGCGGATAACCAGAAGGAGCTGCAGAGTGTTACCAAAGAGGCGATTGACGAGATGACTGTGAATAACGATAGGATTATCAACCAGCAGGGAGATATTATGAAGTTGTCGGAGGCTCATCGAGCGAAGGTTGAGTCTAATTTCAGGGATTTGGTTCGGGAAAAGGGCTTGATTCGAGCTGGACAGCAGGAGGTCGCCATATTGCTGACTGATTTACGGGGTAGAATCGACGAGAGCATCAAACAGCTGGAAATGCAGTCGAAGAGAAGTAAGTTGAACCATGCCTCCCTATTGACGGATATGGAGAACCTGGCGAAGAGTGCTTCCACGATCGCGGACAAAATTGACGAAACAGGACTTCACTTTGCAACGCACCATCAAAACGCCGAGAAGCAATACCAATACACCCTTAATCAGCTTCAGAAGATCAACAATACCGTAGCGAACATGCTGGAGATGATCGGCACGCTCCAGAAAGACTTCGACCAGAAACTCAGCTGGATCACGGAAAAGGTCGGCGGCAGCGACTACATCCTCAAAAAAATGCACACGATCGTAATTCACTTTTGCTACCTCCTGTTCGGCATGATCTGCTTGTCCTTCATCGGCGCGGACAAGTTCATCCGGATCTTCTTCATCCTCGCCGTCCCGGGAAACCTCCTCGGCAACCTTCTCGACCTGTTCGAATCTGACGTCATCCGGCTGAGCATCGCCCTCGCCAGCTTCATCCTCGCCGATCTAATCTGTCGCGTAGCGATCAAGTACTTCCCCAAGGAATCTTCCTCGCGATCGGACCAAACCGATTCCCGACCTCAACCACAACAACCTTCCAACGGTGGTTCGTCGAGACGTTCCGACCTCAACTCTCAACcgaacaacgacgacgacggcgaagaTGAAGAAGCAGACGACGATGAAGAGGCGGACGATGAAGTGTCCTACCTGAACCGGATCCGATCGCGGTTTTCGCGGGAACGGTCCGTGACGCCGCTGTTGAGGCGCAGTGTGACACCGGCGGCGACAACGAATGGGGATGTCTCGGGAGGACATAGCCAGCAGTGTACGGCGAGGACGCTTAGGGGGGAGCAGTGCAGGAGTTCGGCACTAGCTGGACGGGATTTTTGTCGGTTGCACGAGCAGAGGGGGTTGTAA